The window CCTTAGACACTGCCAGTCTGATACCCTTATCTTAGAGGTGAGCTCAGAGATGTGAAGTAATGTATCTAAGGTTGCACAGCACGAACTGCATTTTCTTTCCATCCAGAGGGCTCCTCTGCTGAAAGCCCTTGGGTTAAAAGCTCCCAAAGCTAAGCGGAGAAATGTCTGTTAGGCTTGGGGAAGGAACTTGTTTATATCTAGGGCTCAGGACCGGACCTGCAGGGCCCAGCAGATTCAAGCTAGAGGCTCCACCTACCCCGAGGCTCTCACCTTCCGGTTTTTGATGTCGGTGGTCTCCAGAGCCTTCATGCTCTCATAATTACTGATGGCGTTCCAGAGGATGGGCAGGTCCTCACTGGACTCAGCCATCAGGTGGAAATTGTCCAGAAGCTGCTCCTGGGTCATCTCTGAGCTCTCAGGGGACACGTTCTCTGGGACGGCAGGGTCCTCTGCCTCTGAAAATGGAAAAACGAAAACCCATGAGAGCCTCCCACCGAAGCATCTGCACCTGTGCCCCCCTCCCCTGAAGCTGCTTCCCTTCCCACAAAACCGGACTGGGTCATGCTGACCCAGAGTTTTGCCTACTCCCTCTTTAAAGGAACTTCTGATGGTTTCCAGGTAGAGGGATGACCCAACAGCAATACCAATGGCAAGAGTGCCCTGTGTTTCTGCTTCTAAAGTAGCCAAATGCACATTTGTCAAAGCCCGGGAAGAGCTCTGAGAAAGCCATGGATTACAATTCAATTCCTGACGCCATCCTCAGCTttcccatccataaaatgggcatTTTTAGTAATTCCCTGTGAACAGGTGGTAGGGTTTGTTTAGAGGTGGGGTCTAGATTGCAGCTCTACTCTCTTCTTTTCCAGGGGCTCTGCCTTCCCACAGAGGGACTTCTTTGCAACCCTGGGAAAAGGGAGGGTCACCAGATTTCTTGCAGAGTCCTAGGGTTTGGATCTGGTGCATGGACAGAATGATGGAGAACTGGCTCTCCTGAGGGAACCCGGGGGGACACCCTCTCCTTTGAGGACCACAGAGATGACTCTGAAGGCAGAGAACCAGGAGGAAAACCGTCCCCACCTTGGAAGGGTGACGCGCTCCAGCAGATCCCTATCAGGGCATAGAGCCACAAGATCCCTCCAAGAATCACGGAATCACTGGACATACAGCGGCCCCGACAGGGAGGTAGGGAGAGGTGGTAGAGGAGGGTGTATTTCCTCTGCTTCCCACTACAAATAAATCACTGCTAAATTCAGGAAAGTTCTGATTGTCAAGTTCTGAGGGGGCAGCACACACATCAACCACTGTTTTTCTATGGCAATGAACGCAAGTGAAGTTTTTAGCCTGAACTTTCACATTATGTTCTGTAAACATCTGGGAAGCACATACTGTCTGCACAGGACATATATTTCAAAGGACATTCCAAACACCTCCCAGGAGGCCAGCAGTACAGGCTCCCACTGCAGGCCTTCCTGGAAACTAATGCATTGGCAGGGAGGAGAGCAAGGGGCATCTGGAGTGGCACCCCGCTGCCTGGGCACCCCATCGCctccctcttctgggtttctataGATCAGTGGGGCTGCCGAGGTGGTCTGGgctccctccccagctctcccaccaagtTGTGTGTGTCCTGCCTTACCCTAAGCGCCCCCTGCAGGACCACACAACGATGGGGTTCATCTGGGTGACAAATCCTTTCCCCTTACAGGTTTTGGCTGCAAGCTCTGAGCCTGGCCGGGTTTGCTCCCCACTGGCTGTGGGCTTTGGTGGAGCCCCCGCCCCTGTCCGCCCCAGTCCCCCACCCCATCTGTCCCAGGGGAGGGCCCCGGGCGGGGAGACGGTTGGTACCTGTGGCCTCGGCGCTGGGCGCGGGCATGCAGGCGCCGTGGCCGCGGGTGAGGGCGTACAGGGGCCGAGGCTCCCCGGGCAGGGCGCGGCAGCTGAGCCCATGGGCGCAGCGCGCAGTGGCCACGCCGCATGCGGCGTCCAGCGGCAGGGCGCACGTGGGGCAACAGCCGCAGCCGGCGGGCCGGGTGAGCTCCGGACACGAGGCGGGCACGGGAGGGCAGAGCGCCAGCCTCTCGGCGGGGCAGGGCGCGCAGCGCCAGGGCTGGGGAGCGCCAGCGGCTGAGCCGAGCTGAAGGGCCAGCGAGAGCAGAAGCGGCCAGGCGCGGACGGCGGGGACTTCGGGCATCGCCGGGCAGCGGTGGCGGTCGGGAGCCGGTGCTCGctaggcggtggcggcggcgcgCTGGCCGATGCTGGCTGAGCGGAGGCTGAAGCTCGCTGAGCGCCGGGGCGCCTTATGAAGGGCGCCGGCCGGGCCGCCTGAACCAGCGGTTAATGATTGGCGGCGCCGCGTGCTCGCGGCCGGTGTTCAAAATAAGTTTGTTTTGGTTGTAGGCGCACTGCCCTACGCAAACCGTGGGTAGAAGGAGGGCAAACGGTCCAGGTTTCAGACTGTGTTTGTCCTGTTGTTAGGGTTTCAGACTGTGTTTGTCCTGGAGCCAAAGTGCAATTCCAGCCAGGAGCGCACAGCCACGTGGAGGGTGGCGCTCGCTTGTTTCGTTCAAGGGGCATCTTCAGGCTGAGTCTGCCGGCGGTCCCCGGAAGACCCAGGGAAAGCAAGAGAGATGAGCTGGGCAAGGCCAGCAGCGCCTTGGCCAGTTTTCAAGTGGGGAAGTCAAGGcccaggcagaggaaggaaggatgggctTAGATAGAAGCCAGGTGTTTGAAAGCCCTGGCGGGTTCTCCGTGGCAAAGCCCAGaactgtttctccctctgcagaaAGAAGACCAACAGCCCCCTTAACTGCTGTCTTGAGagtctttcccaggaggaaagaaggaaggaaagggacagTTCCTCCCAGGGCTGATGCCGCGCTCGCTAATGTCACCTCAGCCCCCAGAGACCCACCTTGTCAACTGAGCTTCCAGAGAGGAGAGGGACTCAGAGACAGGGCGAGGGTGCAGAACCAAGCCCAGATCCCAGCTTCCTCTGACTTTCAGCCTCCGACCAGATTTTTATCAGCAGTTGATGACCAAGGTTTTCTCTTTAGTTAGAATTCCTGTTTCTGAACATCCTCCTGAGTGGAAAGAAAAATGTCGCTGTACCTTCAGAGACAGTGAGATGTGGCCCTGCCCTTGTCCAGATGCCGCAGGTACTCTCACTGGCACCCGGTCCCTGGAAATCAGGCAGCTATTGACAAGAACAAGGCAGCTTTATATTTACTGATGGAGAAAAATCTCCAAGGTTTGTAATATTATGCAAGTTAAGTAAAATTTCCAAGTGAAGTAAAACTAAGGAGGCACAGAATATGCCATTGTTTGTGTACAAAAAAGTAATATGAATGTGTATGTCACTGTGATTCTAAAAGTATTGAATATTCTGAGaagaatatgaagaaactgaTACCACTGCCTGCcttggaggggaggtgtgaaaTTAGGTGACTGGGGAAGAGACTGGTTTTCCCTTCCCACTCTTTTTTATCCTTCTGGATTCACACTATCTAATAAATACTATGTTTTTTTGGTATTATCAGGTACTTACATTATCAGTTATATTATCtatctcaaaaagaaacaaattgaaaTTAAGTTACTAGcttttttttctagttacttCACTGGCTCTGTggctttgggaaagttacttgcCTTGTGTTCTGCCACTATTATATCAATAAATTgtcacccctgccccccagcatGTCCTCAGGAACAATCAAAATAAGGTTGGTGAAAACAGTTGCAGTTGGATGTTCACTATCATGTTGGCCATTATTTTTACAAAGCAAAGGTCAGTGTCTGGTTCAGGAGCAGACCAATGGTTTTGACTTTTTTAACTCTATTTTTGAGGTGAGTTCCTAAAGGATTTCATTTCCCCAAAAGAACTTGTGCTCTGACTTTTCTCTCTGGACTTCCTCAATTTAGAATCAGCGTGCCCACTTGAAACGTTTTCTTAATGACACACATGAAAGAGAGAATCATCTGGGGcccacctactgtgtgcctggcaatTTGCCAGCCCTGTACAGTTCACCCAGTTGTGCACTCGCCTGGTgaggtccctccctccctctctgaggTCTCCTTCATCCTGCACGTAGTGGAAATTCCTCTCCTGGTGAATCGATTTCCCAAATGTTTCCTAGGCTTGCCTCATAGCAGCAGCAAACCAAATGGCCACCAACGCAGAGAGAGCTCTCCCTGCTTCCAACCCCGTCAACACAAACGGACAGGGCTCTTCCTCGAGGCCTGTGTGGGCCGTCTGTCCCCTCTCTCCTGCGCAGGTGAGCTGCCCTCCCCTGGAAGGTCAAGAGGTGGCTTCTCCTGTGCTCATTTCTGGGTGCAACCTGAATCCCAGGCCCCACCGCCCACTGGCTGGCACCCACAGCCTGGCCTGGCCTTCCGTGCCCCCCGTGGTCTGACCCCAAGGTCAGGCCCCTATTAGCATGAGGGGGCGCTCCTGCTGGGGGCACTGAGCTACAGGGTGGGGCGGAGAGGGAGCCCCTCCCTACGTGTCATAGACTCGGagcctcccccgcctcccctAATCCCAGCCCTGCAGACTCCTGCTCATTTTCCAGGCTCAATGTCCCTCCACCCcaactcaagaagaaaaaaaaccactgtCATACCTCCATGACTTTCTTCTTGCTGTTCTCCATGAGTAAATTTTCCTCACCCTACCGTCTACATCTCCCTACCATCCACATCTCCCTACCATCCACGTCTACCTCCCGTCCACGTCTCCCTATCGTCCGCGTCTCCCTACCGTCCGCGTCTCCCTACCGTCCGCGTCTCCCTACCGTCCATGTCCCCCTATCGTCCATGTCTCCCTACCGTCCACATCCCCCTATCATCCACGTCTCCCTACCATTCTTGTCTCCCTACCATCCACATCCCCCTATCATCCGCATCTCTCTGTCATCCACATCTTCACGGTGTTGGTGAAGATGTTCTGCCCCTTTTCCATCCCTCAGGATCCACCTGAAGTTCCTCTCCCCTGAGAAGCCTTCCCAGCAGCTCCCAGGTAGAATGAGGTGCCCCCTCTGCGTTCCTGAAGAGTGGGACAATGGGTTAGGGGCACGCTGAAGAGCTACATAAACCTGCATTTACCTGTGTGTCTCCTGCCAGGCTGGGTGGGCAGGGGACAGGCTCACAGAGGCCCCTGCCCCATCCATGCCCAGGGCACTAATGGTGCCCCAGCCCATCCTCCTAAGGACTATAGAGTCCAAGAGCCAGGCACGCCTGGATGCAGAGCATGGGGagcgggggtggcggggggatggGGAGCCGTGGTCTCCTACACGTGAACTGTAGGTACCTGGCACCTGGCTGTGCTCGCCAGACTTGCCAGGGGTCCTCCCCAAGAGCTCAAGAGGTAGGGCTTATCACACCAGCTGGGGGTGAAGCCCCCCTTTGCCCAAACCGAAGCTGGTACCCTTCACGCTGAACCACATAGACACTTGAGGTAAGGAAGGGCCAATATTATCTGTGTGTGCAAGGGCAATTGGGAGTATATTTGGGGGGACAGGGGTGAAAAGTAGCTTTGGGGGTACCTATGGGAAGTTTTCAGTGCCAGCTACAGAATCTGTATCTTACCAACTAGGCAAAACAAAGCATTACACTCGTGGAGCTCCAGTGACACAGAAGATGCCTGGCACTCTGCTTCCTCAGCCCCCATTGTAAATCTTCTGCCTGCAGAGGAAAGGAGACCACTGTTGCCGTCACAGAAAAGCAGAGGAGCTGCATGTAATCCGGGCGGTCCCTCTGTGTGGCCCCAGGAGACACGACCTCAATGGGGCTGCACACAGCATCTTTGCTGCTAATTTCATGACGCTTCACAGCACATCACCTCTGGTTGCAGCTCCAAGAACTCAGCTCCAAGAGTTACATCAACCCCTAAAGGGCAGGCGTGGGAGCTCCCCAGCAAGACGGCCTGTGCTGGCACCTTGGATTCCACGTCCTGCATATTACGTAACCTCCCTGCGCCTCAGTTTCcgtgtctataaaatggggataatgcagAGGCTGGCACAGTCAGCCCTGCATAAATGTGAGCTGTCACCACCATCCTCAGCCACAGGGTGCGCTCGCAGAGCAGAGGATGATGAAACTGCGTGGGGCCTTCCGTCACCTGCTGTTTCCAATTCTGCCTCCGTGTTACGAGCTGCTTACTCACCACCAGCTGGAAAATTGGGCAATCGCTGCTCCGAAAAACAATGCAAAGGTCAAGGGCAAAATCAGATTTTCAAAGGGAGAGAACGCTGCAATCCAGAGGACCCTCCAAGGGAAGTTGTTTTTAACCTgcggggaaaaaaacaaaaagatgttctGCCGTGTTCCCCGATCGATGGACACAGCGAATGATGCAAATCTTGCAAAGGCCTGGCCTGCTGCCCGGCTCCTGAGTGATGAAGGACACCGCTCCGCAAACTGAGGGCAAGTCTACTCCCCCTGCTAATCAAAGTGGAAAAGCAGACCTCGCTTTTGTCACGTCAACACAACCCAGATCCTAAACACAGGAGCTCAAACAGTGTGCCCGGGGCGGGGCCGGTGCCCGAGGGCCCCGTGGAAAGACCAGGGTTTAATCTCTACTTTGGCAGGTCACCCACCCTGCATTCCCATTTGGGGTGCCACTGGGGTTGGGATACAAGTGCCAGACATGTGGATGGTGCTCAAGGATAATCACTCCCTTGCCCTCCTCCTGCACCAGGGGCCTCAGTCGTGGTCTAGACCGGCCTCACATCACCTGGGCCTGGATAGAAATGCATATTCCCAGGTCCCACCCAGACCCTTGACCCAGAAGCTCGGCGATGGGGGCTGGCCCTCTGTTTTCACAAGCTCTCCAGAGGACCCTGATGCTCGTTCAAGTTTGAGGGCATTTAGAAGACTCAGGCCATCCCACTCCCACTCAAAACCACACCATAAGAAGCTGGAAGCGGAGAGTTCACTGCAGGGTAACGGATAGAACAGTCGTTGCCTTACTTGGGTGGGGTGGGCAGcatgaggcgatggaaaaatctTGGAAGGACACAAGAGACCTGAGCCCTCCCGTCTCGATTCTGCTGCTCACCCCAGATGAACTGTGTGAGTCATTTCCAGCCAGAATTCACTGCCGCATGTAGCAGCGAAGAGTCTGCCCATGGGCTACGGGAAATCCCTAGCCTCTCTGCTACGTTAGGCATAATGTTGTATGGTTAAGCGTTGATGATCATTTTTTGGTGATGAGTTCTGTGGTTTCATAGATGGTTAAAAGTGTCCATGACTTCAATGAGGAGAAAAGACTGCTGCACCAGACTGGCCCCGTGATGTCCCCCAGGAAGTCCACCCTCTCCAGCTCTCTGCACAAAGACCTTAATATGTCTATGGACACATCAGTCAACCTCAAACGTCCGGGATCCCCCTCACCAAGCCCCATCGAACCCACACAGGGGCAGCAGGGTGTCTCCCACCCACAGAATTTCAGCAACAACGTAGTACTTTATTCATGCCTTCCAGGCATGAGGTTACACAACTCTGCTAATTCTCTGACCTGGGCAAAGGGCAGGGACTCTGGGCTGACAAGTGGGGGATTGCCTCCTGCATTACAATTTCTAGTCCATCACATAGGGCGCTGTCACCTACATCACGTGTGCACATCATGGGGGCATCTCACCCACATTACAGCGTGAACATCTGTGGGTGCCATCACCAGGCAGAGTGAATAAGTGTTCTTTTGCTCCACAAACTTTTCATCGGTTGGTATTGTCAGTATCTGGACTTGGGTCATTCTAATAGTTGTGTGCTTGTATCCGTgttgtaatttgcatttcccagatgaaATATTAAGTGGagaattttttcatgtgcttagctgccatctgtttatcttctttaggGATGTGTCTCGGAAGTCCTTTGACCATTTattaatcaagttgtttgttttcttattttggggTTTTAACTGTTCTTTTAGCATTTTAGCCAACAGCTCTTTATTAGatttgtcttttgcaaatattttctcctggtctgtgggttttcttctcattctcttaacaTGTTCTTTCACAGAtcagaaatttttcattttatggaaaTCCAGCttataaatttttgtttcattgtgTCATGTGTTTGGTGTTGTATCTataaaagtcatcaccatacccaagatcatctaggttttctcctaggtaatcttctaagaatttatagttttgcattttacatttagttctgtgatccatttagagttaatttttgtgaagagtgtaaggtctgtgtctagattttttttcttttttttcttttttttgcttgtaGATGtgtagttgttccagcaccatttgttgaaaagactattttactGCACTGTATTACCCTTGTTCCTTTGTACAAGACCAGTTGATGATATTAATGGGATTCTATTTTGGGACTCCCTAAACTGCTCCACTGCTCTATTTGTCTCTTAATTCATCAATATCACACTCTATGCTATagaattatacatttatatattacctGTTTACTATAgatttataataaatcttgaagTCATGTAATatcagtcttccaactttgttcttcatcaatattgtgttggctattctgggtcttttgcctctccatataaaatttagaatcagtttgtcaatatctacaaaataacttaGTGATTTTAATTGGGATTGTCTTGAATCCATAtttaagttgggaagaactgaacTCTTGactatattgagtcttcctaacCATGATTAAATtccattaaatttattaaattatttattaaattcttcTTTGATCTCATTCATCGGAGTATTGTTTTCCCCATATAGATTGTGTacatattttcttacatttatacacaagtatttcattttggggggtgctaatgtaaatggtgttgtgcttttaatttcaaattccacttattTATTGCTGTATTCAAAAGGGATTGACtttggagattggttcaagatggtggagtaaaagatggtgcgctcactccctcttgcgaaagcaccagaatcgcaactaactgctgaacagtcatcaacaggaagacactggaactcaccaaaaaagacaccccacatccaaagacaaaggagaagctgcagtgagatggtaggaggggcgcaatcacagtaaaaacaaaccccacaactgctgggtgggtgactcacaaactggagaacgctTATACCACAAacgtccacccactggagtgaaggttctgagccccatgtcaggcttcccaacctgggggtccggcaatgggaggaggaattcctagagaataagactttgaagcctagggggatttgattgcaggactttgacaggactaggggaaacagagactccactcttggagggcacacacaaagcagtgtgcacttcaggacccaggggaaggagcagtgaccccataggagactgaaccagacctacatgctagtgttggagggtctcctgcagaggcagtgggtggttgtggctcactgcggggacaaggactctggcagcagaagttctgggaagtactccttggcgtgagccctcccagagtccaccattagccccaccaaagagttaGGTAGGCttcagtgctgggtcacctcaggccaaacaaccaacagggagggaacccagacccaccaatcagcagacaagcagattaaagttttactgagctctgcccaccaga is drawn from Eschrichtius robustus isolate mEscRob2 chromosome 8, mEscRob2.pri, whole genome shotgun sequence and contains these coding sequences:
- the IGFBP1 gene encoding insulin-like growth factor-binding protein 1, translating into MPEVPAVRAWPLLLSLALQLGSAAGAPQPWRCAPCPAERLALCPPVPASCPELTRPAGCGCCPTCALPLDAACGVATARCAHGLSCRALPGEPRPLYALTRGHGACMPAPSAEATEAEDPAVPENVSPESSEMTQEQLLDNFHLMAESSEDLPILWNAISNYESMKALETTDIKNRKEPCQQELYQVLDRLAREQQKAGDKLYKFYLPNCNKNGFYHSKQCETSLEGEPGLCWCVYPWSGKKILGSVVIRGDPKCHQYFNLQN